The Brassica rapa cultivar Chiifu-401-42 chromosome A10, CAAS_Brap_v3.01, whole genome shotgun sequence genome segment AACAATATAGGAGAAGCTTTATTAAATGGTTCTTCCTATAAAAAGCggatacaaaaaataatatctaaCTTGCGGATACACCTACAGATATGAAAATGGATTACaggaaaaatatctaaataacttTTATGGATTTCATCTACTTCAGATTTCACCAAACTATCTCTTTCTTTCACCACTGTATAAAATACACTGATAAAAAGAAGAGATCAAAAGCAGAGATCGTTTGATCAAGAAAAAAATGCAGAGATCTAAATAATAACACTCTAAAAACTTGCAAGAAGTTAATAGTGAAGTTTATTGTACCTTTGCAGATCAACATTTTCTAGCTTCTTTTGTATTGGTATTTGATAAATTTCAAAACTCATTATCACAAACCAAAAGAATATCATTCAACCCGCAAAGGATCAAGAatcatgttatttattttatattttgaatacacACACTCTAATGTCTAATGACAATCTCAACATTAATTCAGGAAAGAGGCAAAGAGCTAAGGTGCAACAATgcttttgaaataaaattatgGAACGAAAGAGAAAGACTGCAGATATagagaattattattattaattttgaatttatattgtagttataacaATATCTAATCTGGATAAAAATGTCTTTTCATATTTAGTAAAGTGTATTTctcaaaaagtaaaaaaaaatgtgcTTTTCACAATATAAACTATTAATAgagtatttttcaaattatcccaagttttaaattaattactaaagtttgtaaatttaaaataaaaatctcttACTACATAAGAGAAAGtgtagtttaaaaaaaagaaaggaaaaatgcatttttcaaattttaaattgtaaatgAAGTATTTTTCAAACTATCCCTTTATATAATGGTGGAAAAGTCGTCTAATATCTCTGGTCTGTTGCTAATTATTAGGCTAACGcttattataaattttgtttattcttttttttttctcttaaattaaaatttaattaacttTAATCATGTACTTTTCGATAATGCTTTCGTGGCTAAGTGCATCTCCATACCCACTTCATTTtctattctaaaatagagtaaaagtgaatatgaagtaaaaaatactccaacccaactccatatctcactccataatgaagtTTACtacataaatggagtaatctattttggttgttcatcactctattatGGAGTAGGAAATGAAATAGGATTGAAACATTTTTGCTCCATATTTACTTTTACTTTATTCTAgaggaaaaaaaatagaattttacattggagatgctttaAGCCGGTCTCTCGATCGGTtcacatttaaattttgttattttgactTGCCTTTATTATACACTCCTTTCAAAATGTTGGATTCTTATCTTGTAACACAAGTAAACTatcattttattctttaaatGTATACCTAAGTATGAATAATTTAGCCACCCTTTAGTTAACTGAACTTtcgagtttttttaaaaaaaattgctaaCGTGTGTTCACTGCTATAGACTTCGCGTGCCATTCAAATCCTCTCCCCTACCGTTCTTATATTGCCATCATACATATTTATTGTTTCATGTTCATAGTTTCTCCATTCAAATACATATGCTTCATAAAGGATGTTACGGCAGGTGAAAATAGCTAACCACAAACCTCAAAAGTTGAAAGGCAACAAACTGATTGACAGTTTAATTTTTAGTATACATTAATTAATAAGAAACTATTTTGCAATGATATAGGTAAAATTTGGATAGCAATGAAACAAAAGAGGGTATAAAGGTATTAGGGCTCTCTCTACAGTGAGGCCTCCCAATATAAATCAGTTTGTtgctcaaaaaagaaaaagaaaaaaagagtaacGCTGCTACTAGGGATTCATATAGATGAGCTCATCCTCTTTGCACTCTCGAATCCCAATTTCCATTACTTTTCCATCGGTCGAAGAAGTAGGTAAAATATCACAACACTGTCTTCTCGGAGCCTTTAACTATCACAtccaaaaacaataaattaagataaacaaaacttaaaataaataaaattgaaacatttttacagaatatataaaatttttatatagttttattttaaaatgttaacaTGTAAATGTCAAATTAGTTTACTCAACTTCAGTTACTAAAATGGAGACACTATGATCTGTCCAACTTATCTGAATTATCTTGAATTTATCTTACAATAAGAACCTCTTAGTCCTTATAGAGTACTTCCAAGCATGTTCCTTCTTATTTTTAACAATTGAGCGTTTATATTGAATTTTATATGTGATATTCGTAATTTTGTTGGTACttaattttagagtaaaaatgataaatgttaCTAGGGAAACTTTAGCGATTGATATTTCAATAGAGATTTAACTAACCTAGCAATGGTTTTACAGATGACCAAAATTTCACTCTTTATCAAATCTAATATCAATACTGAAACacgaatttttattttaaaaatccaaaaaatcaGAAAAGGACCCTTACTTTTCTGATATCGGGATCGAATCTTGTCGAGAACACTCTAACCTCTTCAGTTTTGCGAGGCGATGAAATGGGATCATACGTGCAATTCTCGTAAGCTTGCTTATACACACTTTTAATAGTTCCATCATCGGGAGTAGAAGAAACATGTTCCATGAAGAAAGTGACAGGTCTTTTGCAAGGATCAGGATTAAACTCTCTTGTGTTGAATGTGTACACACTTGCTAACCCGCCGAAATTTTGCCATGGTCGGAACGTTTCTTGTGTTCGCAAAACATCACGTAGAAACATATGCCTACTCTCAATCTaacatttgaaacaaaaaaattaatttgatttaataGCATcaatcattcaaaaatataatgtacCTAGGTAGTACTAGATATTTTAGCCGAACCAAAGTTTACAAACTAAATAAACTAAAGATAAATCGAACCGAAATTTTATTTGAATCCTAAAAGTATCTTTTTCTAAATAGACAAACTAAACCGAACAAATTAAAAATCCAGGATATACTAAAACGGAAAAAAAATcagggaaatttttttttccgacTTACTACACAcctatataaatgttttaacattttctaAAATTAAGGTTGGCAAGGCGATATTAACCTGAACAGTATATCCCCAGGACACAGAGATGGTCCAAGAGTACCGACGGTCGTAGCAAACGGAGAGTTGAAATATACGGAGAGGATCAAGTTCTACGGCGGAGAAGAGGTGTTGGATGGCGGAGAAAGTAGTTGAGTTTGGGAAAAGTGGGTCAATGTGGGACATGTGGTGTAGAGACACCAACGGTCTCGTTGAATGTGATGTCAATATTCCCAATGCATTTCCATTTACATCAAACTGCATACatagatataaaaaaaaggaagaagctagttaaatcaatttttgagcaaaattaaaaaatatatacaaaggTGTATAAAACCTGATGGAAGCCAGGTTCGTGAGACAATCCAACTCCAAGCTCAAGCACACAAGCATGAATTCTAGCGTCTCCTCCATATAAATGTGGATACCGTTCGATACAAGAATCAAAAATTTTAGCTAAGACGTTAGCCAACGAGCTGCTTAAAGCTACCCCTCCACCGCCAAACGCCATGTCGTCTCCAAACAACCAGTTCTGATGATAAATCTCTGAGGTAGCTCCTATGTAGTACCATGACATGTGGTCGTATTTAGAGAGCGTTCTTGCGAGGTTTTCCGGGATGAATATGGTGTCGTCATCTCCAAACACGTACCATCTTACTTCCTCTGCAGAGTTATTGAACATCCTTACGGTTTCTAAAACACAGCGCGCGATCCGAATCGCGTTTCTGTCACCGCCTGCCCAAGTGTATCTGCATGATCAATAATTTTGTGGGCTCGATTccatttatatttagaaaggaAAGTTAAAGGAATAAAACTGgaatcttaattattattattattatagtggaattgaattattatttttatatatggttttgaaaatataatattaacttaaatttcggaaaataaaatatgttggaAACAAAGAATTTTAGAAGttacatattaaattaaattttgaacTCATTTGCAGACAGTTCTAAATCGTAAACGAATAAGTTTTAAGTTTCTAAATAAATTTGAACTTAGAACATCTATTAATTTGAAACGGAGTAATTAATAAGCGCAGATTACATCTACTTTCAAAGAATGATGCTATAAATAGTTTCCATAGTTACCTAAACCGTGACGTATCTTCAGAAACACAAATCGGAGGGAGAAGATGAGAATCTGTATTGTTCTCCAAAGACGACAAAGGACTATCAACAAAGACACACCCTCTCATTCTCTGAGTATCCCACCAAAGCTTAACATAATCTCTACGTGCAGGCCACGAGTTCAAGCTCGATCCGATCCCAAAGACAATGTGATCGATCTCTGTAAGGCTCTGAGGTTGATCTTGAGAAGATGAGAAGTAGGCATTAATAGTGTCTTTAGGCTGAAGCATTGATACGGAAAGGGAGACGATAAGGTATACAAAGGAAATTAAAACAGAAAGTAGTATGCAATTCATCATACGGGTCGAGATAATTGGAGAATAAGAGGATAAAGAATAAGCTTTCCATAAGGGTCGAAAGAGACACATTTCCTTAGGGGTCAAAAGAGCTGTATATGAAGAAGGATACTATTTTGTATAGTacctatatatatagagaattaaaataaagatctcaaaatgtataaatgcAACGACGGTGGCGACATTAAAGTGGTGGTCACGGTCTCTATAGACGGTTGTAGCGGCGGCAGAAAATGAAGGTCGATCATAGGGAGGGTAATGGAGTAatgtaaaatgtatttttttaatgcacAGAAGTAATGCGGCCTAACTATTTACCTAAAGCTGATTGTGAATTAAAGACGATAAGGCGTAGACATAGAATGAGCTTATTAGCTTATTGGTTTTATTtcctttatatataaatttaatttgagTGTGAGAATCTTTTTGGACTCGTACATTTGTTGTTTCTccactatataattttttaaaattaatatacgATACATCTTAGttggatatgttttttttttaattggatatgtttatatttttagtaatgAATTTTTCTTACGGTATATGTGCATGGAATGGAATTCAGTTTTCTAACACCATAGTTTTTTTCCTGTTAAGTTATTGGatattttttactaaaactAAATTATGGTATTGTTGCAGATATCCTATTTTTGTTGCTTCTTATTTTGAGCTGCTCTCCGTTTGGATCTCACGAGAGGAAAAAAAAGCAGACTCCTTCGCCAAACAGGTCTCCTATTGGGTAATATGATTGAGTGAAAAAGTGATGTTACAAAAAAAGGATGTTTAGTAAGTGTGTAGTTAGATCTCGTTCTTAATTCTATTTGTATCAAATGTAAAGATTACAAATAAAACTGGATcaataaatagtttattttgATATGTACTCTGTTTTTCTAATGGTTTTCTTGGTGGCATATAATATCACACATCAAAAACATTGAGAACGGACGAAATAAAGAACGTTTGATAACGTGAATTTTGCTGCCTTGAACATGTACAATATTACATGGTCCAAGCCACACTGCCTCAGggaatatttatgtattttcctTATGATAGTTGAACTTTGTTTCGTGAAATATGATTAAGGAAAAGTTAAAATGCCACGAATACGTGATCTGCAACATAGTTGGTTTATAAGTGTTTAGATATcaactatctttttttttgaaaaaatggtAGCCTTTCAGGTATTAAAATTGGTATACGAacttctattaaaaaaaatgtttactcACGAGCAAACAATCCCTTATATTATCTCCTGCTTCTGCGTTTGGTCGAGCGAGCGTTTACGTCCATAACGATTATGATTATATGATCGCAACCATCTTTTTATTAGGTCATGAATATATTAGTCTCTTTATTAGTATTATTTGCTCGTGGGTCATAATCATAATCTGTACCAGCTTTTGTAAATCTTCCTTTCAATCGTCTCTTCGTATCAGCTGTAGATTTTCGAGATTCATATCTaattttcatgaatatattaGTCTATTTATTGGTATTGTTTGCTCATGCATGCATTCTAATCTCGAGATTTAATTATACCTAGCGTCTTCCTTTGAGTATCTATACGtaaaattcaatatatttaaTTCATCAAAATCATAATAATTCATACTTgcgtttctctttttttttgctaaattgtaaatttcattACTAAGAATGATGATTTGGTTACAAGAAGCTTGCAGCCATAGCTTGCTTTGACAGCTAATTTGATTCTTAAAGACcgcaaaaagtttaaaaaaatccCTAAGAATCTAAGAATTAAGTCCAAACTTCCAAACAATGGAAAGCATGAAGTTAATAGATTAAACTAGCACAAGAAAAACAACAATTTAAACTCCCTAAACCAATGCACTTCTTGCTTATAGGATTGACCAGCAAGCAAGAGTATAGCTTTTAGAGCTTTGCAGCCGAACACTCACCGAAGTGGCTCCAGCAGGCTTCAACGGCGGTGGCTGGCGCTTGCGTTTCTCCTTCTTTGCGAAAATATCTCTTCAATGCTTCTAATCGTGCTTGCGGATCATATGCACGAGATGCAGGTTTTTATCATCCCATCCCATAGTGACATATCAATGATACCAaatgttagcaaaaaaaaaaaagacatatcaATGATATCATGGGCATCTATCAGAATCAACTGCGATGGCCCACAATCAAGTTGAAAGAGCGTTAAGGAAGATTTCAACATTATTAATGATCTCTTCCTTTGACGTTGAGCAAATCATTTGATTCTTCTTGTAATCTTCATAACTTGCATTAGCCAAAGCTGCAGTGTAGTACTAATCTTTATGTGTGGCCGATGACATACCCGATGACAAAGATGGTATAACCTGCTATGCCAAAAAATAGTTAATCGTAAAATTAACTGATCAAAACATCAATATGGGATATATTTGAGTTGATGTTTGTTAATACCTCTGCCTTGGTTTCTGCATTGTTTCGTTATTTTATCGATTAGCTGATCAGTTAGGATCAATTCATCTGCGGTGAAACATTCTTTTTGGTCGAGTACTGCCTTGTAGTCGTCAAATGTTCTCTATCTCTTTAGTTTCGTAACAATCGAAGCCTGAACATGAACTATATATCCTCTGTAAAGTGACACATAGACAAAGACACATCGAATCGACCACAAATTCatcgtcaaaataataaaatgccGACCCCGCTGTAACTGACTATAAGAATATACCTTAGGAATGTCCAAAGGGCTGAAGCTTTTGCACTTGATGATCAATACTATTCTTTGAATAATtgtcaaatttttgaaaatttccaaAAGAGGATGATGAGTCCCCATAATTGAGAGGTAACCGGACAAATGATTATAGTGATTCCCAATCGAAATTAATGAAAGAagatgacgaagaagaagacgaggaaGAGGAATCAAGATCGAAAAGTGGTGAAAAACTATAACCCGAATTATTGTTAATACGTGAGGCGTCATTGGCGTTTCAAAAACATGTTTGGCAGAGGGACAATCCTTGGTCATGGCACTGGACAGCCTCGGTCTGTGAAACGCAGTTATTGCACAACAGAAACGCAGTTTCTCAAATCACACACATTATAcctccatttctcattcaaataaaactttttttttgacatatgaACACATCTATCTATCTAATACAATAAAATagttttctctctcttctccttgcGCCACATCAGTAAGCAGCACGGGGCAAATTTAGACACTTGTCACCTAGAAAAATCAACGAAACCTATTTTTCCTTCTCCGGGCTCTTTTAGACTTTTATTTGGGCTTCATGTTCGTTGTCTCAAAGCCCATAATTATTTTTCGTTTCATATGTGTTATTTGATTTAGGTTTCCTATTGTTTATCTCC includes the following:
- the LOC103844149 gene encoding uncharacterized protein LOC103844149; the protein is MCLFRPLWKAYSLSSYSPIISTRMMNCILLSVLISFVYLIVSLSVSMLQPKDTINAYFSSSQDQPQSLTEIDHIVFGIGSSLNSWPARRDYVKLWWDTQRMRGCVFVDSPLSSLENNTDSHLLPPICVSEDTSRFRYTWAGGDRNAIRIARCVLETVRMFNNSAEEVRWYVFGDDDTIFIPENLARTLSKYDHMSWYYIGATSEIYHQNWLFGDDMAFGGGGVALSSSLANVLAKIFDSCIERYPHLYGGDARIHACVLELGVGLSHEPGFHQFDVNGNALGILTSHSTRPLVSLHHMSHIDPLFPNSTTFSAIQHLFSAVELDPLRIFQLSVCYDRRYSWTISVSWGYTVQIESRHMFLRDVLRTQETFRPWQNFGGLASVYTFNTREFNPDPCKRPVTFFMEHVSSTPDDGTIKSVYKQAYENCTYDPISSPRKTEEVRVFSTRFDPDIRKLKAPRRQCCDILPTSSTDGKVMEIGIRECKEDELIYMNP